The following DNA comes from Aulosira sp. FACHB-615.
GATTACGGTTCGGCGGAATTAGCCCGCGAGTTACAAGTCCCCAGTTACAATGCTTTAACTGACTTACGCTTACAAGAATGGATTCAAGAACGGCAAGATAATTTTAAAAGAACAATGGCTGGGGTGGTAGCAGAGCCAGAGTTATTAGAAACCAGCAATGCCGGACGTGGCACAATTGGCGTAGTTGCTTTAGATGCTCATGGTGGACTAGCAGTCGGCACATCCACCGGGGGTAAAGGCTTTGAACGCATTGGTCGAGTCAGTGATTCAGCTATGCCGGCGGGGAATTATGCAACTGGTCATGCGGCTGTTAGCTGTACTGGCATTGGCGAAGATATTATCGATGAATGTTTAGCACCCAGAATTGTGGTGCGGGTAACTGATGGGATGACCCTCAAAGATTCCATGCAACGCTCTTTTGCTGAAGCCCACGAACATCAAAGAGACTTAGGAGCGATCGCTTTAGATGCTAGTGGTGCGATCGCCTGGGGTAAAACTAGCCAAGTTTTACTTGCCGCCTATCACAACGGTGAAAAAATTGGCGACACTTTAGAAATGGCTGATGGTACGCAAGTCGGCTGTATTTCCTAGTGCTGAGTCACCGAAGTTTGCTCAACGGGGGAAACCCCCGCACGCAACTTCTCGCTGAGTTGAAAGTGCTGAGTCAGTTTTAGAGCAATACGGTTCAGTTAAGGTGATGAGAGTTAATTTCTCAATTTCTGCTCTACCTATCAGACAATGAACAAGATTTGGGGGATTCTCCCCCAAACCCCCGATTGGGGGACGGTTGCGTCCCCCAAGCCCCCTCCAAAATCATTTTTGCGTTTTTTGTTGAGTCATTATTTGTTGGTTTTGTGATGATTTAGTTTTTTATCTGAACCGTATTGAGTTTTAGAGTTGTAGTTAGATAAGTTGATACAGCCTTTATAGCTCACAACTTTTCCTACTCAGCACTCAGCACTCAGCACTCAGCACTTTTCTTCCGCCAACCTTTTTTGACTACCTGACGGCTACGAGCAATCACTAAACTATCGTTGGGGACATCTTCAGTAACTGTGGAACCTGCGGCGACATAGACATCATCACCCAAAGTCACTGGTGCAACTAAGACGCTATTAGAACCTGTTTTAGTGCGATCGCCGATTTGGGTTCTGTGTTTTTTGACACCATCATAATTAGCAGTAATTGTACCTGCACCAATGTTGACTTGAGTACCCGTAGTAGAATCGCCCAAATAAGATAGATGGGCTACATTAGTTTTTTCACCTAGTTGTGTATTTTTTAACTCAACAAAGTTACCGATACGACAATTTTCAGCCACTTCCGTATGACCACGTAAATGAGAGTAGGGGCCAATGCGAGTTCCGGCTTGGACAATACTATCTGTGACTACAGAATATTGAATGCTGACGTTTTCACCGATTTGGCTATTTTCAATCAAACTTCCCGGCCCAATGCGGCTACCAGTTTTAATTATGGTATTTCCCCGCAGGTGAGTTTGCGGCTCAATAATCACATCGGCTTGTAATTCTACAGTGTCATCAATGGTGATGCTGTTGGGGTCGATGAGCGTCACACCTGCGGTCATCCACTTTTCTTTGATCCGCCTTTGTAAAATTTCGTAGGCTGTAGCTAATTGTAGGCGATCGTTAATCCCCAAAATTTCTTGCTCATCTGTGACATCCACCGCCATCACCTTCCCAACTTGGGTAACAGCATCGGTGAGGTAATATTCTTTTTGGGCGTTGTTGGCTTCTAAATGCGGTAAAACTTGAGCTAAGTCCGGCCAACGAAAGCAGTAAATCCCGGCGTTAACTCGGCGATTTTCTCTTTGAGCAGGGGTACAATCTTTATCTTCAACCATTTGTTGAACGATGTTTTCCCCATTGCAAAAAACTCGCCCATAACCTTTAGGGTTGGATAAATGTGCAGTCAGAATCGTAGCAGCGTTTTGATTTTGTTGGTGAGTGAGCAATAGCTGTTTTATGGTTTCGGTGCGTAACAGTGGAACATCACCATTCAGGACTAATAAATCTCCAGTGTAGCCCTCAAGATGGGGGAGTAATTGCTGGATGGCATGGCCTGTTCCCAGTTGTATAGTCTGTTCCACAAACTCTAAGCTCAAGCTTGACTGGATAGCAGCTTTTACTTCTGAGGCTTGATAGCCTACAATCACGATGCGCCTTGTAGGTGAAAGTGGTTCTACACTTTCCAAAACTTTTTCTACTAGCGATCGCCCACCCAAAGAATGTAAAACTTTGGGTAAGCTTGATTTCATCCTTGTGCCGCGTCCCGCCGCTAGAATTGCTACAACTACCATAATCAAAAGTATGAAGCGTGTTCGCCCTTGACGTTCCCAAAGGGTAGTATAGCAGGAGGTATAAAGCAAGTTGCACTAGCCTTGCATGAAGGTAGCTTTTAGTTATACTTTCTACTCCCACTGACAATTGAGAGCTAAAACATCATCACCGCTTGTAAGTGTGAATAAAATCAGTAAACCGTTCCATGAGTTCGGGGTTGCGCCAACCTGCTTCTGTTTCTTCTCGCATTACTGATAAAGCTTCCTCTGGCGTAAAGGCTCTTTTGTAAGGTCTTTCGCTAGTTAAAGCATCATAAATATCAATCAATTGAAACACTTGGGCGAGGAAAGGAATTTCATGACCTTTGAGTCCATCAGGATAACCCGAACCATTCCAACGCTCATGATGATGGCGAATAATCGGAATTACACCCTGCATACTACGCAGGGGTTGACAAATTCTTTCCCCAATTAAAACATGCTGCTGCATCATTTCCCAATCTTCTAAGGTGAGTTGCTCATTCTTGAGTAGCACTGCATCGGGAATGCCAACTTTACCTATATCGTGAAGATAACCACCCCACATCAAATCCCGCAGTTGAGAACGAGAAAGATTTAAGTATTCACCAAAAGCTTGTCCTAGCTTGACGAGGCGTTCACAGTGATCTCCGGTATTGGGGTCTCGGCTTTCAATGGCTCTCGCAATGGAAAATAAGACTTGTTCAGCATGGTCTAAATCTTCGTTTAACCGCTTTTGTCTAACTAAAGACTTCACACGGGCTGCTAATTCCACCCTGTCAAAAGGTTTGGTGAGGAAATCATCAGCGCCCACTTCAATACCACGAATGCGCGATCGCCGATCATTTAATGCTGTAATAAATATGACTGGAATC
Coding sequences within:
- a CDS encoding isoaspartyl peptidase/L-asparaginase — translated: MQVKVQPKLIIHGGAGSSLHGKGGLEAVRRSLHAVIEDVYALLLSGTNAAAAVLRGCQLLEDDPRFNAGTGSVLQSDGQIRMSAALMDGLSGRFSGVINVSRVKNPIELAYFLQNSPDRVLSDYGSAELARELQVPSYNALTDLRLQEWIQERQDNFKRTMAGVVAEPELLETSNAGRGTIGVVALDAHGGLAVGTSTGGKGFERIGRVSDSAMPAGNYATGHAAVSCTGIGEDIIDECLAPRIVVRVTDGMTLKDSMQRSFAEAHEHQRDLGAIALDASGAIAWGKTSQVLLAAYHNGEKIGDTLEMADGTQVGCIS
- the glmU gene encoding bifunctional UDP-N-acetylglucosamine diphosphorylase/glucosamine-1-phosphate N-acetyltransferase GlmU, which translates into the protein MVVVAILAAGRGTRMKSSLPKVLHSLGGRSLVEKVLESVEPLSPTRRIVIVGYQASEVKAAIQSSLSLEFVEQTIQLGTGHAIQQLLPHLEGYTGDLLVLNGDVPLLRTETIKQLLLTHQQNQNAATILTAHLSNPKGYGRVFCNGENIVQQMVEDKDCTPAQRENRRVNAGIYCFRWPDLAQVLPHLEANNAQKEYYLTDAVTQVGKVMAVDVTDEQEILGINDRLQLATAYEILQRRIKEKWMTAGVTLIDPNSITIDDTVELQADVIIEPQTHLRGNTIIKTGSRIGPGSLIENSQIGENVSIQYSVVTDSIVQAGTRIGPYSHLRGHTEVAENCRIGNFVELKNTQLGEKTNVAHLSYLGDSTTGTQVNIGAGTITANYDGVKKHRTQIGDRTKTGSNSVLVAPVTLGDDVYVAAGSTVTEDVPNDSLVIARSRQVVKKGWRKKSAEC
- a CDS encoding HD domain-containing phosphohydrolase, producing the protein MIYWSANSTNSNQQSHSGTNTKKKLHTENANPELEWRDLGEYPLNLSQQEVMIEQGQTESSWSKSEINSGYNSLLSRNPQAKGSKVNCFFDTEAPKILVVDDHAASRMTAAALLAMEGYEVIEADSGAAAVMLVTHKQPDLVLLDVMMPGMDGFEVCQLLKQDEHTRLIPVIFITALNDRRSRIRGIEVGADDFLTKPFDRVELAARVKSLVRQKRLNEDLDHAEQVLFSIARAIESRDPNTGDHCERLVKLGQAFGEYLNLSRSQLRDLMWGGYLHDIGKVGIPDAVLLKNEQLTLEDWEMMQQHVLIGERICQPLRSMQGVIPIIRHHHERWNGSGYPDGLKGHEIPFLAQVFQLIDIYDALTSERPYKRAFTPEEALSVMREETEAGWRNPELMERFTDFIHTYKR